In Acomys russatus chromosome 13, mAcoRus1.1, whole genome shotgun sequence, the genomic stretch tttttggggttttgggacagggtttttctgtgtagccttggctgtcctggactcactctgtagtctaggctagccttgaactcagagcaattgggcctgcttctacctctctgggtgctgggattaaaggcttgcaccaccatgcccatttgctttttttcttttaaggagagAAGGGGATTGGAAacatggttcagaggttaagtgtGCTTACTTAGTgttgtagaggacccaggctcaattcctagTACCTGCATCCAGTGGTTCATGGCTGCCTAATTCCAGTTCCTCCTGTGCCTGCATATACATGGTGTACATAAGCTCACACAGGCAAACGTATggatacataaatttaaaaaagagagctcAGCCGGGCtcaaacctgcctgcctctgcctccgaagtgctgagattaaagacatgtgccaccacctctcgGCCAATTGCTCATTTTCTGTAAAGCTGTTATTTCAGGCCTGAAGCTGTGGCTCAGTGTAGCACACTCACGCAGCTGTGAGGCCTTGATAGTAGAACCCAGAGCTGGAAAGAAGTTTCAGTCCAGGGAGAATGTGCCAGTTCCCAGGGGTTCAAGAGCAGCTTGGGTGGTAGAGCCAGACCCTATCAAGAGGGGGGCAGGGCTCTCTTTATCCAGTTTATTATTAGGGGGTTTACTGGGGTAGCTAGAATGCTTATTTCAGAAGCTTCAGTAACCTAAACTTGTATAGTTACAGCATTGCCCTCTGCAGAAAGCGTCATGAAGACCAAACATGGGAAACCTCCCATGTATAAATGGGGCGCTCATGTACAGGATGGATTAACATTGGCTGTTATACCTATGaaaatatttgagacagggtctcagctaCGGTGGGCTttaactcacagatctgcctgcatctctaGTGCTAAGATTAGGCGTGTCTGAcctttaacaataaaaaataacaagaaaccaACTTGGAAGTGGAAAGAGGGATTGATCAGTGGCTAAGCACACTTAggctcagtttctagcacccacagtTCACTGCTCACAGCTGCTTGGAACTCATAAGAGCAGGGGATCCAAGGCCCTCTAATGGCCTCTGGGCATCTGtactcatgtgtgcatgcctacaCATAGATGTTCACATACACAtggttaaaagtaaaataaaattatagccaGGTGTAGtttcccatgcctttaatcttaatACTCTGAAGGCGGAGGTGGGCAGACCATAGTTTAAGACCATAGTTTAAGGCTGTCTTGGCTACAGAGCTAGttcaagacagtcagggctacacagagaaactctccaaaacaaaacaaaacaaaaaaaacccttggaAATGAAATGTGGCTTACATTCTGTGCAAGAGTAATttattggtttttgtgtgtgtgtgtgtgtgtcgttcCTCCCccctcagacagggtctctctgtgttagccttggctatcctagactcactttgtagaccaggctggcctcaaactcacgtagatccccctgcctctgcccctcgagtgctgggattacaggcatgcatcaccacgcccggcttgcattTCTGTTTTCGTTGTGTACCTCAGGGCGCCTCCAAACTCTCCAtgctctgacctcagcctcccaaatgccaggGGTGTGAGCTTGACCTTGTTtacccccactctccaccctaCCCCAATCAAAAGGAGCCGGGGTGGCAGTCCTCACACTGCAGACTGAAGCTGGAGCAttgctgagttggaggccagcctggaccacagaatAGGaccatcaaaacaaaaccagccagacAGACGCCTGGAGCTGGGGAGCTCAGTGTCAAGAGCACTTAACAGATGCCCCACACTTGACTCTCCAGGCTCCACATGGCTGTTCAAAaccatctgtgacttcagttctctgtgttcccatgtcctcttctggcctccgtgggcactgcgtacatgctgtttttgttgttgttttgagacagggttgctctgtgtagccttggcggttctggacttgccttgtagaccaggctggcctcaaactcacagaggtccacctgtctctgcctccccaagtgctgggcttataggcatgtACCTCTGCGCCCAGCGTGGCactaaatacatgtaatatacatatatatccctgcagacaaaacacatagAGTTTAAAAGGTAAAGGGCCTGGAGAGGCGGCTTGTGGATTAATTATCCTGgctcctcttgcagagaacctggatttgATTACTAGTGTCCATAGAGAGACTCACATCTGTCTGTCATCCCAGATCCAGGGAGTTCACCTCTCCTAGTCCAGGGGTTCCTTCCTGCACAGACAAGCGGGCAAAACAACCATCAATATAATAAAGctctttaaagtaaaaagaacCTAAAATTAGAAGCTAAAGAGGAAATACATGTAACGGTTTCTGTGTCAAGTTCACTGCCTTTAGCTTCTGAGGGATCATTAGATTTCTGTGTAGGAGAAAGTAAACCAGTAGGGAAGATGACAGAGGGCTGCCTTCGTCATCAGCCTTTCGCTCTTCGCAGTTATTGCCCATTGAGAGAGCTGCTCTGAAGCAGAAGGCCCGCGAATCTGCAGCAGGGTGAGTTTGGCAACAGCTGGCAGGGGGAGACCTGAGGGGGGAGGTGTCTGTCTTGGCCTGAACCCGTGTTCCTGGGCTTGTGTTTAGAGGCCAGTGGAGCGAAGAGGAGACGGatgaagaggaagatgatgaagTCTCCCCCACGTCCCACCTCAAAAAGGATGACAAAACAGAGGGGGATTTGCAGATTAATGTGGAGGATGAGGAAACCTTTGTGCTGCCCcctgctggggaggtggagcagGATATCCTTTGCCCGCGCAGTgaagggtgggaggggggcaTCAGTGAAGCTTTCTTAGGCCTGTGACTTGAGGCAACATTTCCTTAATGGGCCTACATGCCCAGGCTCCAGACCTGCAACGAGTTCACAAGCGGATCCAGGATCTAGTGGGGGTGCTTCGGGATTTTGGGACTCAGCGGGAAGAAGGTCGGTCTCGTTCTGAGTATCTGAGTCAGCTTCGGAAGGATCTGGCCGCCTACTATTCTTATGGAGACTTCCTGCTCGGCAAGCTCATGGAGCTCTTCCCTCTGTCTGAGGTACCGCGCGCCAGCCTGTGGCTTCTGGGTATCTCACCTTTGTACGGGTGTGAAGGCGTTTGGCCGCCTCGCTCCCTAGTCTGAGCTCCATGGCTTTTGACTCAGTCCCTGTGCACTGTTCCCACTGCAGTTGACAGAGTTCTTAGAAGCTAATGAGGTGCCCCGGCCAGTCACCCTTCGGACGAACACCTTGAAAACCCGACGCCGAGACCTCGCTCAGGTTAGGAGTCGCTGTCATATAATTCAAAACTGGACTAAAGCTAAAGTCTGCTTACCTGGGTTTCACCCTGCCCTGTCCTGGCTGGGTGAGAGCTTCAGACGAAGTCTGCCTTATTACAAGCATGGCCCCAGCAGGTAAGCTGCGAGAggcctgctggctggctggctgagggCTTGGGCCACATCTTTGCACTGCTTCTCCCTGTGACTGGGAGGGGATGTGTGCTGGGACAGACTGCTGCCTTCTGAGGCATTGGAGGACAGGCATCAAGAAGCTGAGACGTCGATGCTTGCCCCAGAAAAACATACACGTAGATAATTTTAATCTCACCCAACAATTCAGGGACTCCAGGCTAAAGACTTTGTTTCTAAAATCAAAAGTGTTATCTTGTTcacagcttgttttgttttattttaagcttaCTTTAAGTATTTTACTTGACTGTTCACCATGTGAATGCTTCGGGGTTATGcagttgttgtgagccaccatgtaggtgctggggtcGAACCCAGAATCCAGCAGGGACGGGTGCTGAGCCCTGCATATTGTAGTTCtcatgttatttttgttgttgctttttgagacaaggtctcactatgtaactcttactggtcttgaacttacagaaatcaccagcttctgccttccGGGGTTGGgattaaacattttgtttttgttttgttttgttttcaagttttaaGTAGGTCTCATAaagccaggctgacctgaaacttgctttgtagtagAAGTTGacattgaacttctgatcttcctgtttctgctctgAAATGCTGGGGCCACAGTCATGTGCCATATGCCTAGTTTACTGccctgctggggattgaacctaaggcTTCATGCATACGGGGCAGGCACTCTGCCTACTGAAACACATCCCATTACcccagcattttatttatttatttgtttgtttgtttttgtcattgggtttttttttttttttttcgagacagggtttctctgtgtagcctctgctgtcctggacttgctttatagaccacgctggcctcaaactcacagcactctgcctctgcctcccttgtgctggaattaaggcgtgtgccaccatgcccggcttacccCAGCATTCTTAATGACAAGAAGTTAGGTCTCttccaagaaatggaagaacaggATGTTCTTGGCATGTACTAGACTTGAGTTAGAAACCTAGGGTTAAAAAATGagagaggctggggctggggctcagtggtagagcactttgcTTTAGCATGCACAAGCCCCAGACACAGTCCGCAATTGGGGTTGTGTGGCTAGATCTGGTAGTTTACATCGAAATCCCCGAACTTGTTGAGGCAGGATAGCTCAGGCGACACAGCAATGCCATCTCAAAGCAAAGGGACTTGGAGAACAAGGGCAagaatagctcagtggttgactCTTCAGCCTTTACAAGGTCTCGGGTTCCATGGGGAACTGTAGGCACAGGGCATGTGGTACGAGGAGAGGCTCTGCCCAGGGGATCTGCTGGCTCCTGTGAGTGGATGCTTTTAGGGTTGCAGTGACATGGACCTGGTTCTTATGCCTGCCTGCTTTCTGGGTAGACTCTCATGGGTTTGACATCTTCATCCTTACTTTCAGGCTCTAATCAATCGTGGAGTAAATCTGGATCCgttggggaagtggtcaaagtcTGGACTCGTGGTGTATGATTCTTCAGTGCCTATTGGTGAGTGTCCCCAGCTGGTAGCGCTTCTGCTCCATCTCTGTGCCAGCATATCACATGGTGGCCCTCCTTCACAGGCGCTACTCCCGAGTATCTGGCTGGCCACTATATGCTGCAGGGAGCATCGAGCATGTTGCCTGTCATGGCCCTGGCACCTCAGGAACATGAGCGGATCTTGGACATGTGCTGTGCCCCTGGAGGGAAGACCAGCTACATAGGTATGCAGAGGGCAAGCTGGGGGGTGTCGCCTGCCAGCTCCTTGATGCTGACCCAACTTGGCATGCTTTCATCTAGCAGAAGTGGTCTCTGGGATCATCTTACCCTCTACCTGACCTTGGCTGACTTGTGCTTCTGTTATCCATAAAGTGGGTGGTACTTGCGCTTAGGCTGTCTGTTAATGATGCTCTTGGCTTTAGAAGATCAACATAAAGCCTTGAGAAGCTCTCGGCACATTGAGCTGGCTGTGGTACTAGAAGCATGTCATCCCAGTACTCTAGAGGTAGAgacgcacaaccatctataatgtgatctgatgccctctgctggcttgcaggtgtacatgcaggcagggcattgtatacatagtaataaataaatctttaagaagaacCCTAAAAGCTCAAGGCTGGCCATGGCtttaagagatcctgtctcaaaagaaaagaaataaaattcattttgtgtgtagGGCCAGAAGGATGGTCAGCAAACACAGAAGCCATGTTAGTGGACTTGGTCACCACCAGGGCCAGTGCAGGCTGGGTAGGCAGAGAACAGTTGGCCTTGGATGAGACAGCCAGTGGGCTTTAGGTGGGGTTTGGGAGGAGTGTAGCGAGTGCGCAGCAGGAACTGCTGCTGAGCCCTGGTCCCCCTTCTCCCTGCCCACAGCTCAGCTGATGAAGAACACAGGTGTGATCCTTGCCAATGATGCCAACGCAGAGCGGCTCAAGAGTGTCGTGGGCAACCTGCATCGGTTGGGGGTCACCAACACCATTATCAGCCACTATGATGGGCGCCAGTTCCCCAAGGTGGGCCTTGTCTTTCCTGAGGCTTCTTCGCATTCCCTTGCCCTGGTGTCGTGGCTGAGTTTTGGTGGTGCCCTTCCCCTTCCCACAGGTGGTGGGGGGCTTTGACCGAGTGCTACTGGACGCTCCCTGCAGCGGCACAGGCGTCATCTCCAAGGACCCTGCTGTGAAGACGAACAAGGTGAGGGGCCTGGGAGTGGGGCTGCCTCAGAGAGCACCCTGGAGGCAGCAGTGCCCTTCTTCAGGCTGTCTTATGAAGTCCCCTCACACCCGGTCTCTTGGGGACAGGATGAGAAGGACGTCCTGCGCTGTGCCCACCTTCAGAAGGAGCTGCTGCTCAGCGCTATTGACTCCGTCAACGCTGCCTCCAAAACGGGCGGCTACCTGGTCTACTGCACCTGCTCCATCACGGTGGAGGAGAATGAGTGGGTGGTAGACTACGCCTTGAAAAAGAGGAACGTGCGGCTGGTGCCCACCGGCCTGGACTTCGGCCAGGAGGGCTTTACCCGCTTCCGAGAAAGGCGCTTTCACCCCACTCTGCGCTCCACCCGCCGCTTCTACCCGCACACCCACAACATGGACGGTTTCTTTATCGCCAAGTTCAAGAAATTTTCCAATTCTATTCCCCAGCCCCACACAGGTAATCTGCTCTCCTCACCATCACCGTCTTTGCTTTCCTGCCTCTAAATGTATGTACAGTgtgatgcatgtatgtgcacggGGCACaaagtgtgatgtgtgtgcgtgtggtgtatGCAGTGtgatgtgtgtacgtgtggtgtATACCATGTGATGCGTGTACGTGTGGTGTACGCCATGTGATGCGTGTACGTGTGGTGTATACCATGTGatgcgtgtgcgtgtggtgtATACCATGTGatgcgtgtgcgtgtggtgtACGCCATGTGATGCGTGTACGTGTGGTGTATACCATGTGATGCGTGTACGTGTGGTGTATACCATGTGatgcgtgtgcgtgtggtgtACGCCATGTGatgcgtgtgcgtgtggtgtATACCATGtgatgtgtgtacgtgtggtgtGCGCCATGtgatgtgtgtacgtgtggtgtATACCATGTGATGCGTGTACGTGTGGTGTATACCATGTGatgcgtgtgcgtgtggtgtACGCCATGtgatgtgtgtacgtgtggtgtATACCATGtgatgtgtgtacgtgtggtgtGCGCCATGTGatgcgtgtgcgtgtggtgtACGCCATGTGATGCGTGTACGTGTGGTGTATACCATGtgatgtgtgtacgtgtggtgtGCGCCATGTGatgcgtgtgcgtgtggtgtACGCCATGTGATGCGTGTACGTGTGGTGTACGCCATGTGATGCGTGTACGTGTGGTGTACGCCATGTGATGCGTGTACGTGTGGTGTACGCCATGTGATGCGTGTACGTGTGGTGTACACCATGtgatgtgtgtacgtgtggtgtATGCCATGtgatgtgtgtacgtgtggtgtACGCCATGTGATGCGTGTACGTGTGGTGTGCGCCATGtgatgtgtgtacgtgtggtgtGCGCCATGTGATGCGTGTACGTGTGGTGTGCGCCATGtgatgtgtgtacgtgtggtgtACGCCATGTGATGCGTGTACGTGTGGTGTATGCCATGTGATGCGTGTACGTGTGGTGTGCGCCATGtgatgtgtgtacgtgtggtgtGCGCCATGTGATGCGTGTACGTGTGGTGTATGCCATGTGATGCGTGTACGTGTGGTGTGCGCCATGtgatgtgtgtacgtgtggtgtGCGCCATGTGATGCGTGTGGTGTATGAAGTATGGTGTGGTGTATAcagcgtggtgtgtgtgtggtgtatgtctgtaGTGTACACAGTGTAGTGTATGTGGTATGTGaaccatggtgtgtgtggtgtatgcagtGACGCATGTGTGGTGGAGGTGTGCTCATACGCATGTGTGGAAGCTAGACTTCAACTTCAGCGTTGGCTTCTTCTCACCTAACGTAGTtgtgtctttattattttctgtgtggcTGTGGGCATGTGCACGCCAAAGAACAGCTGTGGGGGTCAGAGACTAACTAGGGAGTTTTCTACTTCCACCATCTGGGTCCTGATTAACTccagcttggcagcaggtgcctttacctgctgggcccaGCTCAGCAcctctacttttaaaaagagtatttttAGCCAGGCAGGGGTGACTcatcctttaaccccagcactcaggaggcagaggcaggcggatctctgtgagttcgaggttagccaggactacaagagaaaccctgtctggaaaacacacaaagaatatttttaagtacTCGTTGATGAATATAATGTTCTAGATCCAAGTCCACCccccatttcctttttattttccccaGTTCTACCAAGTTCTATCATTGTTTAGCCCAAGTGTACCCCATTGCAGGTGGTGGTTTCTTTTGAGTCTTGGCTCAGGCTTCTTGAGTACAGCTCTGCTGGCCTCGTATCAATGCAGTTCTCTGAGCCTGTCATTAGTGGCAGTTTGTTTTCTCAGCCATCTTGATGCTGGCCTCTATCTCAGGAGGGTGGGTTGTTCCGAAACAGGACTGAGAACACTGGGGCTAGTGGGAACACGGAGAGAACAGCGGCATGCAGCGTGTGGTTTCTGGGCTGGCTTTGTTTGTGTTGTTCAGTAGCTGCAGGGCTACTGCATGCCGGGCATGCTCTCTACACAGTGCAGAAACCTTAAACAGCaacttcttattttaattttttgagacaggatttctctgtatagccttgacctgctttgtagaccaggctggccttgaactcacagtgatctgcctgcctctgcctggcaagtgctgagattaaaggtgttctccaccaccgcccagcaaaacAGCAAAGTTTAAGAGACAAAGGTAGGTggctctcttgagtttgaagccagactggtctcTTTGTAGTGAGTTGAAGACTAACCAGGCTACAttgcaagatcctgtctcagaaaaatacagaaatagaaagtTTGATACAAGTGAAGTACATATTTGATACTCTCATTGACACTTACTAGCTGGTCTCACCAGGAGTTTGCCATTTTAGCTTCCTGCATTGTATAGCAATCAATGCTGGAGACTGGGACTTACCTCCTGAGAGTGTCTTGCTGCGTACTGCCCTCAAGGGGGCAGCACCTTCCCATGAAAACCTGGCCTAGGGTTAGTAGTGATTCCTTAACACAAGGCACATGCAGAGCTTCAGTAAAGACCATAGAGGAACGTGAGTCTGGGTAGATCGTCAGCTCTTAGGCACCTTCCTAATGTCTGGAACTTCTGGTCTAGAGGTGGCAAAATAAacaacctcctcctcctgctgtcctcttcccccctcctgccctctgttggttcttcaagacagggtttctccacagAGTTCTGGCACTCACGCCTTTgccttaaaggcgtgcacctccaccaccactgcctagcaacCTCCTCCTTTCTTAATGATCAAACCATTTAATTTTTACCTCAGGaaactcagcagcagcagctacccCTGCGGAGCCTGCGCTGGAGGATCAGGTGACCCCAAAGTCTGAGAACAGTCGTCAGCCGTCCAAGAAAGCCAGTGGGGCTGCACAGGCAAAGCAGCAGGTGTCGAAACAGCAGCATCCCAAGAAGGCTTTCCAGAAGATGAACGGCACCTCCAAAAGGCCTGGCTCAGAACTGTCCACTGTGCCTTCTGTCCCAAAGGCCCAGGAGAGCAGTCAGCCTGATGGAAGAGCTGATGTGAGCAGGAAACTGAAGGTGGCTGGGAAGCTGAAGCCACGGCAGCCTAAGTCCAAGCACTCCAAGGAATCTCCTTTCCCAAAGCAGAAAGCCCCTCCCACGGCCATGGACTCAGGAACAGCAGCTGGGCCCACTCCCTCTGAGATTTGCACTGCCCCAAGTCTTAAAGACTGTGGTCAGTCCTCTGGGAAAGCCAAAAAGAAAGTAAGACCTGCCAAGAGAGCTGCTTCCCTGAAGGAGGATGGTGCCCCCAAGGGACCCTCAGTCCTCACGGGGTCTCCTCACAGTTCCACCAGGCCCCCGCCAGCAAAAAGAAGGAAGTCTGTGACAAAGGGCAGCACCCAGCCGCTGTTGGCTTAAGTGGACTTGGAAACTAGACTGTTGACTCACACCATCTCGGGGTTGGGACTCTTAATATCCTGTGAGGATGGCCTCCTCATTGGGCATACATATgaaatttaatatacattttaccACCCCTGTCGTTGTGTTCTTTTGAGAGGACTGGGTACTGGCAGCTTGTGGGAAGGTGGGCCTGGGATTCTCTGAAGAGGGAAACAGATGGGCCaatttctccttccatttcttgGTCTTCCAAGGAAGAAACCACCGAATCAGAAGGAGGGTCCTGGGGAGAAGAGGGCAGTGGGAAGATGGTCTTCTGCCACTGGTGCCCCTTGAGTGCCAGAGGTCCTGTGCTTTCTGCCCCACGGTCAGTGGCTCCCTAGGGAAGTGCTAGTCTGGCTCCTCGGGGTGTTGACTCCTTTCTGGGCTTCAGACCCCGGAAAGGTGCTGGGCAAAACCTAGTGAGGGCCTTTCATTGGCTTCCTCTGCTCCCGCCTCATGGCCTTTGCCCTTCTGCCGGGCCATCTGATTGGTTGCTGGTATCCCGCAGGCGCCTCATTGGCTCTTCTCGCCCTCCTCTTCTGCGCTGGTCTCCATCTCCCAGCAGAAGGCGCAGCCATGAATCCGTTATTTGGTCccaacctcttcctcctccagcaggagcagcagggctTGGCCGGGCCGCTGGGGGACCCTCTGGGAGGTGACCATTTTGCCGGGGGAGGGGACCTGCCCCCGGCTCCACTTGCCTCAGCCGGCCCCTCCGCCTATTCGCCTCCCGGGCCTGGTCCGGCGCCCCCTGCAGCCATGGCTCTCCGCAATGACCTGGGCTCCAACATCAACGTGCTCAAGACCCTGAACCTCCGGTTTCGCTGCTTCCTAGCCAAGGTGCACGAGCTAGAGCGCCGGAATCGGCTGCTGGAGAAACAGCTGCAGCAGGCTCTGGAGGAGGGTAAGCAGGGCAGGCGGGGCCTGGCCCGCCGTGACCAGGCGGTACAGACCGGCTTCATCAGCCCGATCCGGCCCCTGGGGCTGCCCCTGAGCGCCCGGCCGTCCGCCGTGTGCCCCCCTTCAGCGCGGGTGCTGGGCTCTCCCGCCCGCTCGCCAGCCGGACCCCTCGCATCCTCTGCGACCTGCCACTCCTCatcctccgcctccgcctccacGTCCACCTCCACTGCCTTCTCCTCGTCGACCCGCTTCATGCCCGGCACTATCTGGTCCTTCTCACACGCCCGCCGCCTTGGACCGGGACTGGAACCCACGCTGGTGCAAGGGCCTGGCCTGTCGTGGGTACACCCTGACGGGGTGGGCGTCCAGATCGACACCATCACCCCTGAGATCCGTGCCCTGTACAACGTGCTGGCCAAAGTGAAACGGGAGCGGGACGAATACAAGCGAAGGTAGGGACAGGGTTCAAGACATGCCGCACACAGACAGAGCGGGGCAGGGGGTTCGTGCGGGGTACCCAGACCGGAGAGGTAAGGGGACAGAAGGGTAATGGAAGGGATTTGGACGCAGGGCCCCCCAGAATCCACAGACAGCTCTCAAATCAGACGAGTGACGAGATGCATTCTAGAACACTGGGAATTCATACTTCTCTCCTGGCATGACTCCCTGTCTTACGTAGTAGGCTTGCAGTGTTTGCATGACTCTGCTAACTGTGGGGTGTTGTGTGGTATGGAAGGGACACATAGCCCGAGAGAGCACTACTTCTGTGGGTCTTGATTGTCTGGCCAGTCCCAGACCTTAGGGCAATTTCAGAATATAAACTCCACACACATGAGGTAAAGGATGTGGCTTTACTTTTGGAGGTAAATTAAGTCAAATCGGGGGATAGACTACACCTGCCCAAGGTTTCCTTTAAGGCTTGCCCACACACAGAAGCCGGGTCTCAGCTTGGCTCCATACGAGAGACTCAAGGGCTCCAGAACCTTAAGGCGTTGCTTGGAACAgtcaaacaaacaggaaaagagagaaagaaaaagtactCTTAGAACAAGGAGAAGAGGTGGTTGTCAtagggcaggtggggaggagagagccaGCGTTAGGACCAAGTAAAAAAAGTTAGGAATGTGGGCACACCCTACAGTAATTGAGCAGCCGAGGGCCGGCCTAGAGTATTCTGTGGGTGAAGGTTTGGCTTTCTGAGAGGAGCCCTGCCCCCAGCAGGTTGGCACAGGAGTTAAGAGGAAAGGATGTGACATGGGTAGTGCTGGCTATATCCCTGGAGGATTCACTGGGCAGCTGGTAACCAGGAAACAGGACAGGCCCATAGGCAGAGCAGGTTCTCTGAAGGCTGACCAGGCTGCGTTGAGGAGGAAGTAGGTGGCAGTCAAGGGAAGGCCTAGGCTTGGGGACTCCTGTTTCCTATCTAATGTGACCCTTTTGAGGACAGGCTGGACAGTCTGTGCAGGCCGAGGTGGCAGGGATTGCTATCCGGTTAGGTGTGTGTGAAGACCAGCCGGAGACGGTGGGAACACACTGCTGGGTCTGCGGTGACCTTCAGGGATTGGCAACCTGTTAGCATTCCCCCAGGCTTTCTGAAGTTCAGCCCTCACACTGGGTTCTATGACTGTGGCCCGTGTTCTAATTGTCTTTGGGCGTTTAGTTACCCCAGCATGTAGGTACCGCCCAGAACctgcctgcacctgcctctgcccctgtaGGGCTGCACACAATCAATGGAACACTGGCAGTTCTAGTGTTCTGCCATAATCACGGAACAGCTGCTCCTCTCCAAGGCGTCTTTTCAAACAGAGAGTATTTGTCCTTGGTGCAGCTGTCCAGGCCAGCAAAGAGTTACTCCTTGGGGACGGAGGATTAGCTCAGTGCTCTGCAGCATGCTGCTGCACAGAGGGCCCAGTGGGTACCTAGAATTGCAAGCTGTATGACACTGTTCCACCCCGGAGCCCCTGCCTTCCTACTGGGCTCATTATAGCTACACTGTGCTCCCCATCTTTAGCCTGGATGGCTCGGGGAGCTTGAGCACTAAACTAGGTAGGAGGAGCAAAGcgccccattcccccaccccccggtCCTGTTTTCAGCTCCTTTGCCTGTGTGACCTTTTCCTTGGGGCTCAGTGGCCCCTGCTATTTCTCTTCAACGCAAAGATAGGATTTATTTGCAGGAGAGGCTACTGGTAAATGCAGGATATACAAACATTGCCCAAATTCTACCCAAGTTATGGGAACcttgcaaaaaagaaagaaagaaagaaagaaaaaggtgagaTTTGAATGGAGGCCATACCTCACCCATTTATGTGTCTGGGTGGAGAGTAAATAGAATCCTCATGTTGTCAGACTCTTTACCCTCTATAATCTATCTTGTTGGTCATCATCTGGCTTGGATTTATTGAGTTTATTATCAAGTAGGCCTTCTGGCCTTCCCTGATGCACCTTAGCCAGGGTTGTAACCTCTTGTCCGTCCTGGGTGTTTCCTCTAGAGGGTCACAGGATGCCACATCCCATAGCTGTAGGTGAAGGAACAAGGCCCAGCAAAGACAAAGGCCTCATCTAAGAAAGTATGCTGCTTGAGGCTATCAGAGCTGCCACAGccagaacagaagaagaagaagcagatcTGGGGGAGTGGAGGCTTGTCAGGGAAGGGGGTAGTGGGTGAGGGAGGCCAAGCGCTGG encodes the following:
- the Iffo1 gene encoding non-homologous end joining factor IFFO1 isoform X3 codes for the protein MNPLFGPNLFLLQQEQQGLAGPLGDPLGGDHFAGGGDLPPAPLASAGPSAYSPPGPGPAPPAAMALRNDLGSNINVLKTLNLRFRCFLAKVHELERRNRLLEKQLQQALEEGKQGRRGLARRDQAVQTGFISPIRPLGLPLSARPSAVCPPSARVLGSPARSPAGPLASSATCHSSSSASASTSTSTAFSSSTRFMPGTIWSFSHARRLGPGLEPTLVQGPGLSWVHPDGVGVQIDTITPEIRALYNVLAKVKRERDEYKRRWEEEYTVRTQLQERVNELQEEAQEANACQEELAMEVEQLKAELVVFKGLMSNNLTELDTKIQEKAMKVDMDICRRIDITAKLCDLAQQRNCEDMIQMLQQEDSLEKVIKDTESLFKTREKEYQETIDQIELELATAKNDMNRHLHEYMEMCSMKRGLDVQMETCRRLITQSGDRKSPAFTAVPLSDPPPRETEDSDRDVSSDSSMR
- the Nop2 gene encoding probable 28S rRNA (cytosine(4447)-C(5))-methyltransferase yields the protein MGRKLDPTKKEKRGPGRKARKQKGAETELVKFLPAAGDETVKRLSSRARKRAAKRRLGSGEVPKPNKSPGIKTSPGELSKGAVQARGKKRPAPIPNSDGGEEEDSEEDGVTNQGDLWGSEDSDADMVDDYGADSDSEDEEGKLLPIERAALKQKARESAAGGQWSEEETDEEEDDEVSPTSHLKKDDKTEGDLQINVEDEETFVLPPAGEVEQDAQAPDLQRVHKRIQDLVGVLRDFGTQREEGRSRSEYLSQLRKDLAAYYSYGDFLLGKLMELFPLSELTEFLEANEVPRPVTLRTNTLKTRRRDLAQALINRGVNLDPLGKWSKSGLVVYDSSVPIGATPEYLAGHYMLQGASSMLPVMALAPQEHERILDMCCAPGGKTSYIAQLMKNTGVILANDANAERLKSVVGNLHRLGVTNTIISHYDGRQFPKVVGGFDRVLLDAPCSGTGVISKDPAVKTNKDEKDVLRCAHLQKELLLSAIDSVNAASKTGGYLVYCTCSITVEENEWVVDYALKKRNVRLVPTGLDFGQEGFTRFRERRFHPTLRSTRRFYPHTHNMDGFFIAKFKKFSNSIPQPHTGNSAAAATPAEPALEDQVTPKSENSRQPSKKASGAAQAKQQVSKQQHPKKAFQKMNGTSKRPGSELSTVPSVPKAQESSQPDGRADVSRKLKVAGKLKPRQPKSKHSKESPFPKQKAPPTAMDSGTAAGPTPSEICTAPSLKDCGQSSGKAKKKVRPAKRAASLKEDGAPKGPSVLTGSPHSSTRPPPAKRRKSVTKGSTQPLLA